AAGAAAAGCTGGAGGTCATATGTTCAAACCTCACAACACTCTAGTCTTGGCACCTACCTGACccctcactgtgtctgtgatTGAGACATCTTCTTCAGACAGGTGAGTGATTTTTTATTACCTGTCTCCTTCCACAAAAATAACGCTCccttaaagtttatttaaatgtcccccaaaatgtgtttttcttataaTAGTGGACAATACAGTAACGGCTTTGTGTCACTTTGCGCTGCAATCATTATCACGTTATTATGATTGAAATTGGGAGCAGACTTGCTCTCTTCCAGAGTTAATTAAAACGCCCCCCTGATTGGACGGCCAGATAATCCCCGCGGGCGTCGTGCTCCTACTAACTTGCGAGCAGGGGCAGAGCGCGAGTCACAATCTGCCCAAGGCGAGGGagggcaagaagaagaagaagaaaaaaaaacactgctcgcgagagagagaggaaaccgACCGTACGAAAAAAAGGGGACACACGAGCCGCTCCGATCTCACCGAGCACAATTAGAGAAGTGTTGTTGAACGTGGGCTATGCGCGCAACAAGGGGGGTGCGCAGTGTACAGAGGAGGTGAACGCATGTAGAGAGGCTCAGCTTCAGATTCACAGCCTCCTTCTTCAAGAGTCACTGCACTGACAGAGGAAAGGAGTGAGGCAAGAGAGGAACTCCTAGAAAAGCGGCAACTCTTGGAAGAGAGAACTACGTGAGTACAGCCtacagttttcaaaataaaagataggatagagtaaaaaaaaaaacagaaggaagaGTAGAGAGTTTTCCTGGTCTGAATCTGCTCTGgaagagaaaaatgaatgtCAGCGAAGAGAACCTGCTCAAGTCCATCAGCAACGACGCGCTCCTCGACCTGACGCAGCGCTACGGTCAGTCAGCCTTCGGGTTTGGAGCTGGCCATGGTGCTGGAAGTCCTGGCCGGTTCCCGCTCACACCTGCCACCGACTTCCTCTCCGGGCAGACCGCGAAGTCTAACGAGAGCGGCGGGGAGCACACGAGCGATGACGAGGACGGTTTCGACTCGCTGGAGTCCCGAAAGAGAGGCTCATCGTTTGGGGATGACAAGTCCGGGGGACCCCTCGCTAAGAAGTCCAAGGAGCAGCGCTCCCTGCGGCTCAGCATCAACGCccgggagaggaggaggatgcatGACCTGAACGACGCGCTGGACGGCCTGCGCTCTGTTATCCCCTACGCCCACAGCCCCTCGGTGAGAAAACTCTCCAAAATAGCCACTCTCCTCCTGGCTAAGAACTACATCCTCATGCAGGCTCAGGCTCTGGAGGAGATGAGGCGGCTGGTGGCGTATCTGAACCAGGGACAGACCATAACTTCAACACCAATCCCCACCGCTCTGGCGCCCTTTGGACAGGCTGCCGTCTACCCGTTCTCGAGCTCTGCTCTCGCCACCTGTGCCGAAAAGTGCACTACTTATTCCGGGACACCGTCGAGTCTCTTCAAACACTGTAACGACAAGCCTTGATTTGGTTTAATTACTTCTTTCCTGAACTTTTACCTTTACTGCACCCATgttggtctctctctctatctctctctctctctcccactctagttattttgaaatcattctgtggaaaataaaaacaagtttagTCTGATGCATAATCTCAAAGTATGGTTAAGTGATTATACCGCGATGTGTCATCCAGATTTAACAAACGCTGCATagtgaaaataaactgtttagGCCTTCTTATAAGATGCAGTCAAAAACTCTGCCACTCTGCCGCTCGTAttttacagacactgcaggCCATGTCCAAATTATGAGTTTGGGTACAGTTTACTTAAGTTATTCGTAATCTATGCAACATCCAACAATAACATGAAAAGGTGGAAATGCCAAGAAATGCGACCTGATCTCGACTTTTAGATTTAATCCAGAAATTAGGCTCTGAAAGGACTTCCCTTGACTGACTGTGCTGATGCTATGTGGGGGAAACGTGATGTTGGCTGATATATTTCCTGAAACAATGTGTtgataagtttgtttttgttttttatttatttatttatttatttatttattttgagttattgCACATCTCACATGATTGTATTgtacatgtgaaaaaaaaatcactttgcTCCAAGCCCGGCTATACTCATGGTTATATAACTACAGCCTATACATTGAAGAAGAAGCGTTTTGGTTGTGTTGCAACATGGAtttcatatattgtttatatgtCTTTATAATTAAAACACATATCTATGCTTGGACCCGGTTTGcttcatttcagctttaaaacattttcacatatttATTAACACATATGCACTAAAATGACGACTTTAAATGAcgtatttcatttatttaaaacacttaTTTCAAACgtgtatttttgtttgacattaggttgtgaatattatattataaaattaaGATAAACTGAAAACTAATCCACTTTTAAAcgcaga
The sequence above is drawn from the Larimichthys crocea isolate SSNF chromosome XV, L_crocea_2.0, whole genome shotgun sequence genome and encodes:
- the bhlhe23 gene encoding class E basic helix-loop-helix protein 23; translation: MNVSEENLLKSISNDALLDLTQRYGQSAFGFGAGHGAGSPGRFPLTPATDFLSGQTAKSNESGGEHTSDDEDGFDSLESRKRGSSFGDDKSGGPLAKKSKEQRSLRLSINARERRRMHDLNDALDGLRSVIPYAHSPSVRKLSKIATLLLAKNYILMQAQALEEMRRLVAYLNQGQTITSTPIPTALAPFGQAAVYPFSSSALATCAEKCTTYSGTPSSLFKHCNDKP